A single region of the Mercenaria mercenaria strain notata chromosome 6, MADL_Memer_1, whole genome shotgun sequence genome encodes:
- the LOC123549294 gene encoding monocarboxylate transporter 12-like isoform X2, with product MAINKEKDNSKDTDVDPNVDHGYAWVILAGCFVMYSLVIGTIKAYGILYTEMVSYYGTGSGNTAWIGSMLLLLLLGLSPVANLLSRKFTFRRVAFTGGMLLCLGYFLSGFVQRMEVMFLTLGVCGGLGYGLSFSPCSTIISYYFKKHRALANGIVVSGSGIGALTFPTFYRFLVEKYGLQGAFWIIGGVVLNVCVAACIFRQPRLLLKEKQSTEAKNCNDKDHEVLLNGKLQQKEDQKDTLSTCYGLDFRFSLFKNPQFTMYCVAFILCMNGYGNNLILIPAHIKAIGYDTQHAVYGVTIMGGCEVVARISFGWIADQKLVKRKHIFLTSMFIASGFCFVAPLFNSFVFMGIFSAIIGTFPGSFWSLVSVLIIDVVGIENFTPAFGLVMLCLAFGVVVSQPTIGFLFLFAGLIVAMEPFILRFFKKHETLDDTVDNTIEIPLQNLKRVVTSEETDSLLDENGGVIFTSPRISRIYRPYESEKQGKSQYSSPAPVVDGNEV from the exons ATGgctataaataaagaaaaagataaCAGCAAAGATACGGACGTCGACCCAAATGTTGATCATGGATACGCTTGGGTCATTTTAGCAg GGTGTTTTGTGATGTATTCTCTGGTTATTGGGACCATCAAAGCTTATGGTATACTGTATACGGAAATGGTATCCTATTATGGTACCGGGTCGGGGAATACAGCTTGGATTGGAAGCATGCTTCTCTTGCTTTTGTTAGGATTAT CTCCTGTAGCTAACCTGTTAAGTAGAAAGTTTACATTCCGGCGAGTGGCGTTTACTGGCGGTATGCTGTTGTGCCTTGGATATTTCCTTTCGGGTTTTGTTCAAAGGATGGAAGTCATGTTCTTGACACTGGGAGTGTGTGGAG GTCTTGGATATGGATTATCTTTTTCGCCCTGTTCAACTATAATCAGTTATTATTTCAAGAAGCACAGGGCACTTGCGAATGGTATCGTCGTGTCAGGCAGTGGTATTGGTGCTTTAACATTTCCTACTTTTTACAG ATTTCTTGTTGAGAAGTACGGCTTGCAAGGAGCATTCTGGATAATTGGTGGTGTTGTGTTGAATGTGTGTGTAGCAGCGTGTATCTTCAGGCAGCCACGGTTACTTCTGAAAGAAAAACAATCAACTGAAGCAAAAAACTGTAACGATAAAGACCATGAAGTCTTGTTAAATggaaaacttcaacaaaaagaggACCAGAAAGACACTTTATCAACTTGTTATGGACTTGATTTTCGTTTTTCGTTGTTTAAAAACCCGCAGTTTACAATGTACTGTGTAGCATTCATTCTGTGTATGAACGGATATGGAAATAACCTCATTCTGATTCCAGCACATATCAAAGCTATTGGATACGACACTCAGCATGCTGTATATGGAGTGACAATTATGGGAGGGTGCGAAGTTGTGGCAAGAATATCATTCGGTTGGATAGCCGACCAGAAGCTTGTGAAAAGGAAACATATCTTTCTGACAAGCATGTTTATTGCTTCAGGATTTTGTTTCGTTGCACCGTTATTTAATAGTTTTGTTTTCATGGGGATATTCTCGGCTATCATTGGCACTTTTCCGGGATCGTTTTGGAGTCTAGTTTCTGTGCTTATAATAGATGTCGTTGGGATAGAAAATTTTACACCCGCCTTTGGTCTTGTCATGCTTTGCTTGGCGTTTGGGGTGGTCGTCAGTCAGCCAACCATTG GTTTTCTGTTTCTCTTTGCTGGTCTGATTGTTGCCATGGAGCCATTTATATTACGATTCTTTAAGAAACACGAGACACTCGATGATACTGTAGACAATACCATAGAGATTCCACTTCAGAATCTCAAAAGAGTTGTTACCTCAGAAGAGACAGATTCTCTGTTGGATGAAAATGGTGGTGTTATATTCACGTCTCCAAGAATCAGTAGGATTTACAGGCCTTATGAATCAGAAAAGCAGGGCAAAAGTCAGTACAGTTCACCAGCACCGGTTGTCGATGGTAACGAGGTATGA
- the LOC123549294 gene encoding monocarboxylate transporter 12-like isoform X1: MAINKEKDNSKDTDVDPNVDHGYAWVILAGCFVMYSLVIGTIKAYGILYTEMVSYYGTGSGNTAWIGSMLLLLLLGLSPVANLLSRKFTFRRVAFTGGMLLCLGYFLSGFVQRMEVMFLTLGVCGGLGYGLSFSPCSTIISYYFKKHRALANGIVVSGSGIGALTFPTFYRFLVEKYGLQGAFWIIGGVVLNVCVAACIFRQPRLLLKEKQSTEAKNCNDKDHEVLLNGKLQQKEDQKDTLSTCYGLDFRFSLFKNPQFTMYCVAFILCMNGYGNNLILIPAHIKAIGYDTQHAVYGVTIMGGCEVVARISFGWIADQKLVKRKHIFLTSMFIASGFCFVAPLFNSFVFMGIFSAIIGTFPGSFWSLVSVLIIDVVGIENFTPAFGLVMLCLAFGVVVSQPTIGWLEDYTGNWHASFILTGFLFLFAGLIVAMEPFILRFFKKHETLDDTVDNTIEIPLQNLKRVVTSEETDSLLDENGGVIFTSPRISRIYRPYESEKQGKSQYSSPAPVVDGNEV; encoded by the exons ATGgctataaataaagaaaaagataaCAGCAAAGATACGGACGTCGACCCAAATGTTGATCATGGATACGCTTGGGTCATTTTAGCAg GGTGTTTTGTGATGTATTCTCTGGTTATTGGGACCATCAAAGCTTATGGTATACTGTATACGGAAATGGTATCCTATTATGGTACCGGGTCGGGGAATACAGCTTGGATTGGAAGCATGCTTCTCTTGCTTTTGTTAGGATTAT CTCCTGTAGCTAACCTGTTAAGTAGAAAGTTTACATTCCGGCGAGTGGCGTTTACTGGCGGTATGCTGTTGTGCCTTGGATATTTCCTTTCGGGTTTTGTTCAAAGGATGGAAGTCATGTTCTTGACACTGGGAGTGTGTGGAG GTCTTGGATATGGATTATCTTTTTCGCCCTGTTCAACTATAATCAGTTATTATTTCAAGAAGCACAGGGCACTTGCGAATGGTATCGTCGTGTCAGGCAGTGGTATTGGTGCTTTAACATTTCCTACTTTTTACAG ATTTCTTGTTGAGAAGTACGGCTTGCAAGGAGCATTCTGGATAATTGGTGGTGTTGTGTTGAATGTGTGTGTAGCAGCGTGTATCTTCAGGCAGCCACGGTTACTTCTGAAAGAAAAACAATCAACTGAAGCAAAAAACTGTAACGATAAAGACCATGAAGTCTTGTTAAATggaaaacttcaacaaaaagaggACCAGAAAGACACTTTATCAACTTGTTATGGACTTGATTTTCGTTTTTCGTTGTTTAAAAACCCGCAGTTTACAATGTACTGTGTAGCATTCATTCTGTGTATGAACGGATATGGAAATAACCTCATTCTGATTCCAGCACATATCAAAGCTATTGGATACGACACTCAGCATGCTGTATATGGAGTGACAATTATGGGAGGGTGCGAAGTTGTGGCAAGAATATCATTCGGTTGGATAGCCGACCAGAAGCTTGTGAAAAGGAAACATATCTTTCTGACAAGCATGTTTATTGCTTCAGGATTTTGTTTCGTTGCACCGTTATTTAATAGTTTTGTTTTCATGGGGATATTCTCGGCTATCATTGGCACTTTTCCGGGATCGTTTTGGAGTCTAGTTTCTGTGCTTATAATAGATGTCGTTGGGATAGAAAATTTTACACCCGCCTTTGGTCTTGTCATGCTTTGCTTGGCGTTTGGGGTGGTCGTCAGTCAGCCAACCATTG GTTGGCTGGAAGATTACACCGGTAACTGGCATGCGTCCTTTATATTGACAGGTTTTCTGTTTCTCTTTGCTGGTCTGATTGTTGCCATGGAGCCATTTATATTACGATTCTTTAAGAAACACGAGACACTCGATGATACTGTAGACAATACCATAGAGATTCCACTTCAGAATCTCAAAAGAGTTGTTACCTCAGAAGAGACAGATTCTCTGTTGGATGAAAATGGTGGTGTTATATTCACGTCTCCAAGAATCAGTAGGATTTACAGGCCTTATGAATCAGAAAAGCAGGGCAAAAGTCAGTACAGTTCACCAGCACCGGTTGTCGATGGTAACGAGGTATGA
- the LOC123549293 gene encoding uncharacterized protein LOC123549293, giving the protein MMNCPAAILVVLFVFLENGVVGEQLSDYLWEQTANYHQKALVSNYIQGIKNVSLDPTEFGAYNIQDAVYVYWFKESIDIAANRTTDTALKQFLLNKSKSHDLEYKKAFKAWHIKDTDGIQLGSACQNYVNHLMNVAKTMDGNYLVTALIPCARLWPWLGQKIGADSGKFGIYNKWVQENLDPNYTGYTKYEKVINDAFTKGTITKEKALQVYGESMMGEVAFFNSVYKTIQQDHHGKF; this is encoded by the exons ATGATGAACTGTCCGGCAGCAATTCTGGTGGTATTGTTTGTTTTCCTGGAGAATGGAGTTGTTGGGGAGCAGTTGTCAGATTACCTGTGGGAACAGACAGCAAACTACCATCAGAAAGCACTAGTTTCTAACTACATTCAGGGAATCAAGAATGTGTCACTCGATCCAACTGAGTTTG GGGCCTACAATATCCAGGATGCAGTGTATGTTTACTGGTTCAAGGAAAGCATTGACATTGCAGCCAACAGAACAACTGATACAGCTCTTAAACAGTTCTTACTAAACAAATCAAAAAGTCATGATCT AGAATACAAGAAGGCATTTAAAGCGTGGCATATCAAAGATACGGATGGAATCCAGCTAGGAAGTGCCTGTCAAAATTATGTGAATCACCTTATGAATGTTGCCAAAACAATGGATGGCAACTACCTTGTTACAGCATTGATACCATGTGCTAGACTCTGGCCTTGGCTTGGCCAAAAAATCGGGGCAGATTCA GGAAAGTTTGGTATCTATAACAAATGGGTTCAGGAAAATTTAGATCCAAACTATACTGGGTACACGAAATATGAAAAGGTTATTAACGACGCATTTACAAAAGGGACAATAACTAAAGAGAAAGCACTGCAGGTCTATGGGGAAAGTATGATGGGAGAAGTAGCGTTCTTCAATTCCGT ATATAAAACCATCCAGCAAGATCACCATGGAAAATTCTGA